The Peptacetobacter hiranonis DNA window TTTTTGTTCTATTATATTAATTAAAGGGAAATGAAAACTAAGAAATATTTAAAAATTGGAGAAAGGATGGCTATATGAACGTATTAAATATAGATAGGATAATAAATCTAAGAAAAGAATATCAGTCAGTAAAAGAGGATTTTGCAGAAGCTGTCCTTGATAGAGCGGAAAATGTAATAAAAAAAGAGGTACTCATAAAATCTACATACCAGTCACACTTTGGAATGTACGAGCTAGCAATACTTAAAACAGAGGTGGATAGAAGAATGCTTCTGAGAAAGCTTGAGCTGGCAAATGAATATATGAAGGCAAATAAGGACATAGACGAGGATAAAATAAGGGAAATTGCTGAGTCTGAGCAGCTTGGACTTTTAGAGATAATAGAGAATAAAAAATCTCGGATACAGAAGGCAAACGACTTTTTAAAAAGAGATAGATTAAACACTAGGGAAAAGGAAAGAATGAAAGACAGCATGAAGCTACTTACATTGAAACTTCATCCGGTATTAAACAAAAAATCAGATGAAAAATCTATTATGATACTTGAAAGAGCGTTGGATGCATTTATAGACGATAACTACGGAAAAATGAGGATGTTAGAAAATATTTTAGATGCGTCATGTGAAAAAGAAGAAAATCTAGACGAAAAAACAATGGTCAAAGAAATTGAAAGAATAAGAAGAGCTATTGCAGACGAGGTAATGCAAGCGGCACTTGAAAGAAGAGAAAAGGTCTTTGAAATGGAAGATTTAGTATTCAATTTGAAAAAAGTTGAAGAGCAAAAAGAAGCTTTAAAGAATGAATTAAAGATAGAGCAGCAAGCTAGGGATGATTTAAAATACAAACTAGACTTACTTGAAAAAATATACAACTTCAATGTAGAATAAATAGGGAAATTTAGAGAAAAGAAAAAGGAGGAGCTATGGCAGGGAGACTTGACTTAACTGAGGGAAGAATTGCCGACAAGCTTATAAGGTTGGCGCTTCCAATTATGGGAACATCTTTTATAAACATAGGCTACAATGTAGTCGACATGCTTTGGGTTGGTAGAGCAGGAAGTTCTGCAGTTGCAGCAGTTGGAACAGCAGGGTTTTACACTTGGCTAGCACTAGCATTTATAGCAATATCGAGAGTTGGTGGAGAGGTAAAGGTTGCACAGAGTATGGGAGACCACAATCTAGACGAAACAAGAGCCTACATAAAGGCAGCAATAGAAATAAACATCGTGCTTGCGATATTATTTGGTGCAGTGCTTATAATTTTCAACCGACCACTTATTGAACTGTTCAGACTTGGTGATGAACACGTAACACAGCAGGGAAGTACATACCTTATAATAGTAGGACTTGGAATGGTATTTTACTTCATAAACCCAGTATTTACAGCAATTTTTAATGGATTGGGAGATAGTAAGACACCATTTATAATCAACACAACTGGATTATTAGTAAATATATTCTTAGATCCAGTACTTATATTAGGGTTTGGACCAGTTCCTAGCATGGGTGTAGCTGGGGCTGCGATTGCCACAATAACTGCACAGGCTTGTGCAACACTTATATTTATATATAAAATTGCTAAAAAAGAAGGAATATACTTTAAAATAAGATATTTCAAAAATATAAAACTTAGCTACCACAAAGAACTATTTATATTAGGACTACCAGTCGCAATACAGAGTGGTATGTTTACAGGATTTTCTATGTGTATAGGGGTAATAGTTGCTAAATGGGGACCTGTAGCGATTGCAGTACAAAAGGTCGGAAACCAAATTGAATCTATTGCATACACAACTGCTGACGGGATGTCATCATCTGTATCTGCATTTGTAGGTCAGAACTATGGAGCAGGAAAAGTTGATAGAATAGAAAAAGGAGCTAAAGTTGGAATAATGTTTGCAATATTCTGGGGGGCGCTAACAATGTGCCTACTAGTATTTGGAGCAGACTTTATCTTTAAATTTTTCATAGACGAGCCAGAAGCAAGAAGAATAGGTGCAAACTACCTGATGATACTAGGATTTGGGGAAATATTCCAATGCCTAGAAATAATCGTAACTGGTGTACTAAGAGGACTTGGAAGAACATACATAACATCTGCTGTAAGTATAATATTTACAGGTGCAAGAATACCAATGGCACTACTACTATCATCTGTATTAGGAATGGGACTAACAGGTGTATGGGTGAGTATCTCGCTTAGCATGGGAATAAAAGGAATAGTAATGCTATCAGTATATCTAACATACAAACGCAAAGGAAAACTAGTATAAAAATATTAATAAATAGGCTATTACACTTTTGTAATGGTCTATTTTTATGCTTTAAACAACAAAGAATCTCCTCTCCAGGCAATCAAGTTGCATTGTCGAGTTCGATTTCTTTGTTATTCAAAGCAAATAGAACCATATACAAAAGCTGTAATAGCCACATTTATTAAATTATAATTACTGCGTAAAACAGAAAAACTTGGAACAAGAAAAACCACTCTTTATAAGCTAGTAAATTTATATAAGATTAAAAAAGAAAACTGCTTGAAAAATATAACAACAGTCTTCTAAGTAATTATCTAGTTTAAAGGACATATGGAAGTAAAGAGTTAGCTGATTTTTATCACCAAGAAAACTATAGATATATAAAACGAGTAAATAGTATAAAAACTGAGGACAAGAGAAATAACTGCTCTATAGCGACAATTCTGCAAGCGCCCCACATCTGCTAAATGTGTTACTCTAACATGGTGTGGCGCTGAAGCCTGGAGCACAGAGCAGTTATGATCTTGTCCTTTTATACATTACAAGTAACAACTTATATAAACTATTGAAGTTTGATGGCTTTATTATGTAAAGAAGTTATATGTCTGCAAAAAACGAACGATAATGATAGAATATAGGCATAAAATACTGAAATGATATAAATATTTTATATGCTAAAACATAAAGATAGAAAAAAACTAAAAAAATTTTAAAATAAATAATAATAAGTTTATAGACTTGAAGGCTTTGAAAAAAGGGGGTTATAAGACTAGTGACCGTTTCAGAAAATAAATATTAAAAGAGATAAAGCTAAAAAAATACGAATTTATAATTTTCTGATAAATATAGAAACACCCTTGCAATATTGCAAAATAGATAGTATAATTTGAAGAGTAATAGGGAAAGAAATATTTGAAAACACTTAAATAATAAAAGTATTAACAAACAACAGAGTAATCAACTAACTTAACCATATAAATTTTGTGTAAATAAAAGACTGTATCACATTCTGCTGCGTGAACAGTTTTTTATTTTTTTTTGTGGTAAAATATT harbors:
- a CDS encoding MATE family efflux transporter; protein product: MAGRLDLTEGRIADKLIRLALPIMGTSFINIGYNVVDMLWVGRAGSSAVAAVGTAGFYTWLALAFIAISRVGGEVKVAQSMGDHNLDETRAYIKAAIEINIVLAILFGAVLIIFNRPLIELFRLGDEHVTQQGSTYLIIVGLGMVFYFINPVFTAIFNGLGDSKTPFIINTTGLLVNIFLDPVLILGFGPVPSMGVAGAAIATITAQACATLIFIYKIAKKEGIYFKIRYFKNIKLSYHKELFILGLPVAIQSGMFTGFSMCIGVIVAKWGPVAIAVQKVGNQIESIAYTTADGMSSSVSAFVGQNYGAGKVDRIEKGAKVGIMFAIFWGALTMCLLVFGADFIFKFFIDEPEARRIGANYLMILGFGEIFQCLEIIVTGVLRGLGRTYITSAVSIIFTGARIPMALLLSSVLGMGLTGVWVSISLSMGIKGIVMLSVYLTYKRKGKLV